One segment of Parvularcula sp. IMCC14364 DNA contains the following:
- a CDS encoding fasciclin domain-containing protein, giving the protein MSAKADIVDTAVANGSFNTLVAAVQAAGLEATLRSEGPFTVFAPTDAAFAALPSGTVETLLKPENKDQLVSILTYHVVAGKVLSTDLQDDMQAATVNGAKINIDLDNGVTINDADVVIADVKTSNGVIHVIDKVLLPPKHH; this is encoded by the coding sequence ATGTCTGCCAAGGCCGACATTGTTGACACAGCTGTGGCCAATGGGTCGTTCAATACACTGGTTGCTGCCGTGCAGGCTGCAGGCCTTGAGGCGACATTGCGTTCAGAAGGGCCGTTCACCGTGTTCGCGCCAACTGATGCTGCCTTTGCCGCGCTGCCATCTGGCACTGTTGAAACGCTGCTGAAACCTGAAAACAAGGATCAGCTTGTTTCTATACTGACGTATCATGTCGTTGCCGGAAAAGTGCTGTCAACGGACTTGCAGGATGATATGCAGGCGGCAACCGTGAACGGCGCAAAAATCAATATTGATCTCGACAACGGCGTGACCATCAATGATGCGGATGTCGTGATCGCTGATGTAAAGACGTCCAACGGCGTTATCCACGTGATCGACAAGGTGCTGTTGCCTCCAAAGCATCACTAA
- a CDS encoding DUF1428 domain-containing protein: MTYVDGFVFAVPTANKEKLREHALQIDPLFIEYGALKVVECWEDDVPEGEVTSFPLAVKRQEGEAICFSWVIWPSKEVRDGAIEKMMADPRMEEEGSKMPFDGKRMIFGGFQPLVELSA; the protein is encoded by the coding sequence ATGACATATGTAGATGGTTTTGTGTTCGCTGTACCAACCGCCAACAAGGAAAAACTGCGCGAACACGCGCTGCAAATCGACCCGCTTTTCATCGAATATGGTGCACTCAAAGTCGTCGAGTGCTGGGAAGATGATGTGCCCGAAGGCGAAGTTACATCCTTTCCGCTTGCTGTAAAGCGGCAGGAAGGTGAAGCCATCTGCTTTTCCTGGGTCATCTGGCCCTCGAAAGAAGTGCGCGATGGTGCCATTGAAAAAATGATGGCCGACCCCCGCATGGAAGAAGAGGGAAGCAAGATGCCATTTGACGGCAAACGTATGATTTTTGGTGGCTTTCAGCCACTGGTTGAGCTGTCCGCCTGA
- a CDS encoding prolyl oligopeptidase family protein — translation MKKLMMSAAVLALAACADNTADTQTPTAAAAPEAAETAITTTLDYPETVTVDQTDDFFGVSVADPYRWLEDDVRVNEDVATWVDAQNAVTDEYLGTLPNRAAIETRLGQLWDYEKFTLPNREGGKYFFRRNDGLQNQYVYYVQDALDEEPRVLIDPNDWSEDGATALSSTVPSPDGSHVLYAIQDGGTDWRTLKVLNVETGETLEDTIEWVKFSGLAWAPDGSGFFYSRYPAPEEGETFQSLNFDQKLYFHKIGDAQAADTLVFERLDNPEISVRAYVAAQRFLIIAMSKGTDDVYEIAVKDLNDPASEPVMIIEGFENDYIFVGASDRTLFVQTDRNAPRGRIIAIDLDNFAEENWQEIIPQSDNVLVDASIVGGKLVAEYMEDVKSVVRMYELDGTPAGVVDLPGLGSASGFEAAQDESETFYSFSSYNRPTTIYRFDVETGESTVFKQPETPFDPSAYVVSQVFYPSRDGTQIPMFIAHKEGLDISNGAPTLLYGYGGFNISLRPSFSITNFAWMEMGGVFALANLRGGGEYGKEWHDAGRLLEKQNVFDDFITAGEYLIAEGYTSNDQLSIYGRSNGGLLVGTVVNQRPDLFAAALPAVGVMDMLRFDKFTAGRFWTDDYGKPSENEADFRNNYSYSPYHNIQNGTDYPAVLVTTADTDDRVVPGHSFKYIAALQEAETGSAPKLIRIETRAGHGSGKPTEKIIEEYADMWGFIAHHTGLTLPEGYGE, via the coding sequence ATGAAGAAACTGATGATGAGCGCCGCTGTGCTGGCACTTGCTGCCTGTGCTGACAACACTGCTGACACACAAACGCCTACTGCTGCGGCAGCCCCAGAAGCGGCTGAAACCGCCATCACCACAACCCTTGATTATCCGGAAACTGTTACTGTGGATCAAACTGATGACTTTTTCGGTGTCAGCGTTGCTGACCCGTATCGCTGGCTTGAAGATGATGTACGCGTGAATGAAGACGTCGCCACCTGGGTCGATGCACAGAATGCTGTAACCGACGAATATCTTGGCACATTGCCCAACCGGGCAGCGATTGAAACGCGCCTCGGCCAGCTCTGGGATTATGAGAAGTTCACCCTGCCAAACCGGGAAGGGGGCAAGTATTTCTTCCGCCGTAATGACGGGTTACAAAATCAGTATGTCTATTACGTGCAGGACGCCCTGGATGAGGAACCGCGTGTACTGATAGACCCTAATGACTGGTCTGAAGACGGCGCTACGGCCCTCTCCTCCACTGTGCCAAGCCCGGATGGCAGCCATGTGCTTTACGCCATTCAGGATGGCGGCACGGACTGGCGTACGCTCAAGGTCCTGAATGTGGAAACCGGGGAAACACTCGAAGACACAATAGAATGGGTCAAGTTTTCCGGCCTTGCCTGGGCACCCGATGGATCAGGCTTTTTCTATTCACGCTATCCAGCACCGGAAGAAGGTGAAACCTTCCAGTCCCTGAACTTCGACCAGAAGCTGTATTTTCACAAGATCGGCGATGCGCAGGCTGCCGATACGCTAGTTTTTGAGCGCCTGGACAATCCGGAAATTTCCGTCAGGGCCTATGTCGCCGCCCAGCGCTTTCTCATTATCGCCATGTCCAAGGGGACAGACGATGTCTACGAGATTGCCGTTAAGGATCTGAATGATCCAGCCTCTGAGCCGGTGATGATTATTGAAGGCTTCGAGAACGATTACATCTTCGTGGGAGCCTCAGACCGCACATTGTTTGTCCAGACGGATCGCAACGCGCCGCGTGGCCGCATTATCGCCATAGATCTCGATAATTTTGCTGAGGAAAACTGGCAGGAAATTATACCGCAATCAGACAATGTGCTTGTTGATGCGTCCATTGTTGGCGGCAAACTGGTCGCTGAATATATGGAAGATGTGAAGTCAGTCGTGCGCATGTACGAACTGGACGGCACACCAGCCGGCGTTGTGGACCTGCCAGGCCTCGGCAGCGCCAGCGGTTTTGAAGCTGCACAAGACGAATCAGAGACTTTCTATTCGTTCTCAAGCTATAATCGTCCGACCACCATCTACCGCTTTGATGTGGAAACTGGTGAAAGTACCGTCTTCAAACAACCCGAAACACCATTTGATCCATCTGCGTATGTGGTCAGTCAGGTTTTTTATCCATCCAGAGACGGCACACAAATCCCCATGTTCATCGCCCATAAGGAAGGGCTGGACATTTCCAATGGCGCACCGACATTGCTCTATGGTTATGGCGGGTTCAACATCTCCCTGCGCCCTTCCTTTTCCATCACCAACTTTGCCTGGATGGAAATGGGCGGCGTCTTCGCACTTGCCAACCTTCGGGGCGGCGGTGAATACGGCAAGGAGTGGCATGATGCCGGGCGCCTGCTGGAAAAGCAGAATGTGTTTGATGACTTTATAACCGCAGGTGAATATCTGATCGCTGAGGGTTACACCTCCAACGACCAACTTTCGATCTACGGTCGCTCAAACGGAGGCCTTCTGGTGGGGACTGTCGTTAATCAGCGACCGGACCTGTTCGCTGCCGCCCTGCCTGCTGTGGGCGTGATGGATATGTTGCGCTTTGACAAATTCACAGCAGGTCGTTTCTGGACAGATGACTATGGCAAGCCTTCCGAGAACGAGGCGGATTTCAGGAACAATTATAGCTACTCACCATATCACAACATACAGAATGGCACTGATTATCCTGCTGTGCTCGTGACCACAGCCGATACGGATGACCGTGTTGTGCCTGGACACTCGTTCAAATATATTGCTGCGCTGCAAGAAGCCGAAACAGGTAGCGCACCAAAACTGATCCGCATCGAGACAAGGGCGGGGCATGGTTCCGGCAAGCCAACAGAGAAGATCATTGAAGAATATGCGGATATGTGGGGCTTCATCGCCCATCATACAGGCCTCACCCTGCCAGAAGGTTATGGTGAATAA
- a CDS encoding oxidoreductase: MAVSDQVPVESGLHAKSTALDVIEGVDLSGKIAIVTGGYSGIGTETTRALVSAGATVVVPARRKEAAEAELKDMAGQTIVMEMDLADIASVRRFADAFLETNRQLDLLINNAGIMACPLTRIGPGWESQFGVNHLAHMELARLLAPALVRAERARVVALSSTAHAMSDILWDDPHFNHQEYNKWVAYGQAKTANSLFAVGFDAKYKAEGVRAFAVHPGGIFTPLQRHLPEEEMVALGWKNADGTIPDAVQAMFKTPEQGASTTIWAATSPQLAGRGGVYCEDCDIGRLADENSQRWEHVRPWACDDEAAQRLWEVSEKMLAEA, from the coding sequence ATGGCAGTATCAGATCAGGTGCCTGTAGAATCAGGCCTTCATGCAAAATCAACTGCACTGGATGTGATCGAGGGAGTCGATCTCAGCGGTAAGATTGCGATTGTTACCGGTGGATATTCAGGTATTGGCACGGAAACGACACGGGCGCTTGTCAGTGCGGGGGCAACTGTTGTTGTGCCGGCGCGGCGCAAGGAAGCTGCCGAAGCAGAGTTGAAGGATATGGCTGGCCAGACCATCGTCATGGAAATGGACCTGGCAGACATTGCCAGTGTGCGCCGCTTTGCTGACGCTTTTCTGGAAACCAACCGGCAGCTTGACCTGTTAATCAATAATGCCGGCATTATGGCCTGCCCCTTAACGCGCATAGGACCGGGATGGGAAAGCCAGTTCGGGGTCAATCATCTGGCGCATATGGAACTGGCGCGATTGCTGGCACCAGCGCTTGTGCGGGCGGAGCGCGCGCGCGTTGTAGCGCTCTCTTCAACGGCGCACGCCATGTCAGACATTTTGTGGGATGATCCGCACTTCAATCATCAAGAGTATAATAAGTGGGTTGCCTATGGGCAGGCGAAGACAGCGAATAGTCTTTTTGCGGTTGGCTTTGACGCAAAATACAAGGCTGAGGGCGTGCGAGCCTTTGCTGTACACCCCGGCGGCATTTTTACCCCCCTGCAACGTCATTTGCCGGAAGAGGAAATGGTGGCGCTTGGCTGGAAGAATGCTGATGGCACTATTCCGGATGCCGTGCAGGCGATGTTCAAAACGCCAGAGCAGGGCGCTTCAACAACAATCTGGGCGGCAACATCGCCTCAACTGGCAGGGCGGGGCGGCGTATATTGTGAAGACTGTGACATTGGCAGGCTGGCCGATGAAAACTCTCAGCGGTGGGAGCATGTGCGCCCTTGGGCCTGTGATGATGAAGCGGCCCAACGCCTGTGGGAAGTGAGTGAGAAGATGCTGGCTGAAGCCTGA
- a CDS encoding dipeptidase, with amino-acid sequence MSGLLKGLTGALLLAVVVAAYVVFWHLPVTADRDMNVVKRDAPIEVSDTVTSFHDDLRVADLHSDMLLWMRDPTKRHDRGHTDLPRLREGRVAVQVFASVTKTPAGQNYEKNTAESDQITLLAIAQRWPRRTWNSLFERARYHAERLTDLEAESDGRFVVARTKRDLEKALVERQQDKSVLVGILATEGAHPLEGDIANLEELYDAGYRMVGLQHFFDNELGGSLHGTSGAGLTPFGREVVRKLVEMDIMIDVAHSSHQVVRDVLEMTDEPLVVSHTGIYSACNATRNIPDELMAEIAARGGLIGIGFWADVTCEDAPIGIANVIKYAADTFGVEHIALGSDYDGTVTTTFDASELSVLTEALLEKDMSEQEVRQVMGENAIRFFAAHLPD; translated from the coding sequence ATGTCCGGACTGCTAAAAGGACTGACGGGTGCATTATTGCTGGCTGTTGTTGTAGCCGCTTACGTGGTTTTCTGGCACCTGCCGGTTACAGCTGATCGTGACATGAATGTCGTCAAGCGCGACGCGCCGATTGAAGTATCAGATACAGTCACTTCCTTTCACGATGACCTGCGGGTTGCTGATCTGCATTCCGACATGCTTTTATGGATGCGCGACCCGACAAAACGGCATGACCGTGGGCATACGGATTTGCCGCGTCTGCGCGAAGGCCGCGTGGCTGTGCAGGTTTTTGCCAGTGTTACCAAAACGCCAGCCGGTCAGAACTATGAAAAAAATACGGCGGAGTCGGATCAGATCACACTGCTTGCAATTGCCCAGCGTTGGCCACGCAGAACCTGGAATTCCCTGTTCGAACGGGCACGCTACCATGCTGAGCGTCTAACGGACCTCGAGGCAGAATCAGATGGTCGTTTTGTGGTTGCTCGCACGAAACGTGATCTGGAAAAGGCGCTGGTTGAGCGGCAGCAGGACAAATCCGTATTAGTGGGTATTCTGGCAACGGAGGGGGCACATCCACTAGAGGGAGATATTGCGAATCTTGAAGAGCTTTATGATGCCGGGTACAGAATGGTCGGCTTGCAGCATTTCTTTGATAATGAGCTCGGTGGATCCCTTCATGGCACCAGCGGCGCAGGGCTGACGCCATTTGGCCGAGAGGTTGTGCGCAAACTGGTTGAGATGGATATCATGATTGATGTGGCGCATTCCTCGCACCAGGTTGTGCGTGATGTGCTGGAGATGACTGATGAACCGCTAGTGGTCTCACATACTGGTATCTATTCGGCCTGTAACGCGACACGGAATATCCCTGATGAGTTGATGGCGGAGATCGCTGCGCGTGGAGGCTTGATAGGGATAGGCTTTTGGGCTGATGTTACCTGCGAAGATGCACCCATAGGGATTGCCAATGTTATCAAATATGCCGCCGATACATTTGGAGTAGAGCATATTGCACTCGGCTCGGATTATGATGGTACCGTGACAACCACGTTTGATGCCTCGGAGCTGTCGGTCCTGACCGAAGCCCTACTCGAAAAGGACATGAGCGAGCAGGAAGTGCGCCAGGTGATGGGGGAAAATGCCATCCGTTTTTTTGCAGCACATCTGCCGGATTAA
- a CDS encoding NAD(P)-dependent alcohol dehydrogenase: protein MTGINAWAAKKAGGKLEPFSYEVAELAADEVEIEVTSCGICHSDLSILNNDWGVTRYPVVPGHEVIGKIAAVGASVIHLEVGQTVGIGWNVRSCLTCHQCMSGAHHHCAKTQATIVGHHGGFADRLRAQAAWAVPVPDGISAEEAGPLFCGGITVFSPIEEYDIKPTDRVGVIGIGGLGHLALQFLRAWGCETWAFTTSPDKSEELKKLGAHHVADTRDDAGLKALRGKFDAIISTVNVSLPWGRYIAALAPEGKFISVGAITEPMDLPPQALISGQKSIGGSDIGPPARVARMLNFCARHGIAPQVETFPMDEVNEAIAHLESGKARYRVVLTR from the coding sequence ATGACAGGCATTAACGCATGGGCAGCGAAAAAAGCGGGCGGGAAGTTGGAGCCGTTTTCCTATGAGGTGGCTGAACTTGCAGCAGACGAAGTCGAGATCGAAGTAACCAGCTGTGGTATATGCCATTCAGATCTGTCGATCCTGAATAATGACTGGGGTGTTACGCGCTATCCGGTTGTGCCCGGGCACGAGGTGATTGGCAAAATTGCCGCCGTCGGTGCTTCTGTCATTCACCTTGAGGTAGGGCAGACCGTGGGGATTGGCTGGAATGTGCGCTCCTGCCTGACATGTCATCAGTGTATGTCGGGAGCACATCATCATTGTGCGAAAACACAGGCAACTATCGTTGGCCATCATGGGGGGTTTGCTGATCGCTTGAGAGCGCAGGCGGCGTGGGCTGTGCCTGTGCCGGACGGTATTTCTGCTGAGGAAGCGGGACCACTGTTTTGCGGTGGCATAACGGTTTTCTCTCCGATTGAGGAGTATGACATCAAGCCAACGGACAGGGTTGGCGTGATTGGTATCGGTGGTCTTGGCCACCTGGCACTTCAGTTTCTGCGCGCCTGGGGGTGCGAGACCTGGGCGTTTACAACGAGTCCGGACAAGTCAGAAGAATTGAAGAAGCTGGGTGCGCATCATGTGGCTGATACGCGCGATGATGCAGGGCTGAAAGCCTTGCGGGGAAAGTTTGATGCGATCATCTCTACGGTCAATGTTTCCTTGCCGTGGGGGCGTTACATCGCAGCCCTTGCGCCGGAAGGAAAGTTCATTTCTGTCGGGGCGATTACCGAGCCTATGGACCTGCCGCCACAGGCGCTGATATCCGGACAGAAATCCATAGGGGGGTCTGATATTGGCCCACCAGCACGTGTTGCCAGAATGCTCAACTTCTGCGCGCGTCACGGCATCGCGCCGCAGGTTGAAACCTTTCCGATGGACGAGGTGAATGAAGCAATCGCTCACTTGGAGAGCGGCAAGGCACGTTACCGGGTGGTGTTGACGCGATAG
- a CDS encoding MATE family efflux transporter: MPGNSTYTRFMRAPSPTAVTSQAKLTTGPVGRTLWQNSWPMSMGLISVIAFNIVDTFYIGQLGADQLAAMGFCFPVIFIMGSMAIGLGNGSLSILSRAIGEGRPDRARRLVTNTMVLVSLLSFVLTGFMYIFSDEIFSLLRTPDHLMPYVDQYMDVWYAGLWFLITPVAANYLIRANGEAIASSVLMLGAAAINAVLSPLLVFGLLGFPEMGISGAALATIIARGTIAVSAIYYLGFRHNMMEVSLRAVQVLPRHIQEIMRFAVPAALAQMVTPLATALIVILLAGYGQDAVAGFTVGARIETLSLVPFFAFQVGISPFIGQNVGANLPDRLAQAENWIWKFALFWGVISAVLLISFGGALGSLFTDDPEIIALTDQYLFIVSFGYIFAGVFHLSIGVLNPLGFPNLGAGLSFFRYIVLYAGLAWLFSSGAVLDSLTGPVGVFTAGAIAWIIAGLTGALLIHHRLPTRSPQQTD, from the coding sequence ATGCCCGGGAACAGCACTTATACCCGGTTCATGCGAGCCCCTTCCCCAACTGCTGTCACCTCTCAGGCAAAGCTGACCACAGGTCCTGTAGGCCGCACCCTGTGGCAGAACAGCTGGCCCATGAGCATGGGGCTGATTTCGGTCATCGCCTTCAATATTGTCGATACATTCTACATCGGTCAGCTCGGTGCTGATCAACTTGCCGCCATGGGCTTCTGTTTTCCCGTCATCTTCATCATGGGTTCAATGGCTATCGGCCTGGGGAATGGCAGCCTCTCGATCCTTTCCCGGGCAATCGGCGAAGGGCGCCCTGACAGGGCGCGCCGTCTGGTAACCAATACCATGGTTCTGGTCAGTCTGCTGAGCTTCGTTTTGACCGGTTTTATGTATATCTTCTCGGATGAAATATTCTCCCTGCTGCGAACGCCAGATCACCTGATGCCATATGTCGATCAGTATATGGATGTCTGGTATGCAGGTCTCTGGTTCCTTATCACGCCTGTTGCTGCAAATTATCTCATCCGCGCCAATGGGGAAGCAATCGCGTCCTCCGTACTGATGCTGGGGGCAGCCGCGATCAATGCTGTGCTCTCTCCCTTGCTGGTGTTTGGCCTGCTCGGCTTTCCTGAAATGGGCATAAGCGGTGCCGCCCTCGCGACCATTATTGCCCGGGGAACAATTGCCGTGAGTGCCATTTATTATCTCGGCTTTCGTCACAACATGATGGAAGTTTCCCTGCGGGCTGTTCAAGTCTTGCCACGGCATATCCAGGAAATCATGCGCTTTGCGGTGCCTGCGGCGCTGGCCCAGATGGTTACCCCGCTTGCAACTGCCCTGATTGTGATCCTGCTGGCCGGATACGGACAGGATGCCGTCGCGGGCTTTACCGTTGGTGCTCGGATTGAAACGCTCTCGCTCGTCCCCTTCTTTGCCTTTCAGGTGGGGATCAGCCCCTTTATCGGTCAGAATGTGGGGGCGAACCTGCCGGACCGGCTGGCACAGGCTGAAAACTGGATATGGAAATTTGCACTATTCTGGGGGGTCATCAGCGCTGTCCTGTTGATCAGTTTTGGTGGTGCCCTTGGCAGCCTGTTCACGGACGATCCGGAAATCATTGCCCTGACAGACCAGTATCTTTTCATTGTTTCATTCGGATATATTTTTGCAGGCGTGTTTCATCTGAGCATTGGCGTTCTGAATCCCCTTGGCTTTCCAAATCTCGGTGCTGGCCTCTCTTTCTTTCGTTATATTGTTCTGTACGCTGGTCTTGCCTGGCTGTTTTCCTCAGGCGCAGTTCTGGACAGCCTCACTGGCCCGGTCGGCGTTTTTACCGCGGGCGCAATCGCCTGGATCATTGCAGGCCTCACTGGCGCTTTACTCATTCACCATCGACTGCCAACCCGCTCCCCGCAGCAAACTGACTAA
- a CDS encoding calcium-binding protein yields MHKQINQLNWVQTLIDVGGDLNGDGFADLIFEEYYNGTRVVFGTQIENDVQNQRLVDDLYSSGIYYSVGARFVGDVNGDGFDDVLVTDYENNEYVVFGSSEGASVTSLSEFNQFSNENGFNLDANKLVESGFDFNGDQFDDLSLVDGGNHYVIFGSSDIQARSLEISELNGINGFHLDTEVVNSGDLNGDGYDDLVFEKDDQTIILFGTSSALPMEVNVLEASSLNLGSIDSVFDVFDQNGDGVDDVIFENGLVFRGGGEIDQLSFSSAEIRITIVGENDAPIAVMDRLFICREQISPLTSNLLSNDSDADLSDTLTVNQLNGNMFEGEISETLASGASITVSSDGILSYELNDAFGGLTDTGRGRDVVDYAIIDSQGDTSESQVEVIVVSGAINNGVIDQITEFSDAIFGISGRVNISALGGDDFVDSGSGRDKVFGDGGDDLILGRGGNDILSGGEGSDEIDGGGGRDFIDGGIGNDELIGGDGADVISGGDGADTISGRRGSDTIDAGAGNDVVSGRGLSDVISGGKGMMNCEGMVATTP; encoded by the coding sequence TTGCACAAACAAATCAATCAGTTAAATTGGGTACAGACCCTAATTGACGTTGGAGGTGATTTAAATGGAGACGGGTTTGCCGATCTGATTTTCGAAGAGTACTACAATGGTACTAGAGTTGTGTTTGGTACACAGATAGAAAATGATGTTCAGAATCAGCGGTTGGTAGATGATCTATACTCATCGGGGATATATTATTCAGTTGGTGCTCGATTTGTTGGTGACGTTAATGGTGATGGTTTTGATGATGTTCTAGTAACTGATTATGAGAACAATGAGTATGTTGTGTTCGGTTCTTCTGAGGGTGCTTCGGTAACATCATTAAGTGAATTCAACCAATTCAGTAATGAGAATGGGTTCAATCTAGATGCAAATAAACTCGTTGAATCGGGTTTTGATTTTAATGGAGATCAATTTGATGATTTATCTCTCGTAGATGGGGGCAATCACTACGTAATATTTGGATCTTCTGATATTCAGGCGCGATCTTTAGAAATCTCTGAACTAAACGGTATTAACGGCTTTCATCTTGATACGGAAGTTGTCAATAGTGGCGATTTAAATGGGGACGGCTACGATGACCTTGTCTTTGAGAAAGACGATCAAACAATAATCTTGTTTGGCACTAGCAGTGCTCTGCCTATGGAGGTGAATGTATTAGAGGCTTCCTCACTGAATTTAGGCTCAATAGACTCCGTCTTTGATGTGTTCGACCAAAATGGGGATGGGGTTGATGATGTCATTTTTGAGAATGGTTTAGTTTTTCGTGGCGGTGGTGAAATCGACCAATTATCGTTTTCATCCGCAGAAATACGAATTACAATTGTGGGTGAGAATGACGCACCGATTGCTGTTATGGATCGTTTATTCATTTGTAGGGAGCAGATCTCCCCATTGACTTCGAACTTGCTATCCAATGATTCAGATGCAGACTTGTCCGATACATTGACTGTAAATCAACTAAATGGAAATATGTTCGAAGGCGAAATTTCCGAGACCTTGGCGTCTGGCGCAAGCATTACAGTTTCATCCGACGGAATACTTTCTTACGAATTAAATGATGCGTTTGGTGGTTTGACAGATACTGGACGTGGGCGGGATGTAGTCGATTACGCAATCATAGATTCTCAGGGCGACACCAGTGAAAGCCAAGTGGAAGTCATTGTTGTATCCGGCGCAATAAACAACGGAGTGATTGATCAAATTACTGAATTCTCGGATGCAATATTCGGTATTAGTGGCCGTGTGAATATCTCGGCTTTAGGTGGTGACGACTTTGTTGATTCTGGATCGGGTAGAGATAAAGTTTTTGGTGATGGCGGTGACGATTTGATACTTGGTCGTGGCGGCAATGACATTTTGAGTGGGGGAGAGGGTTCAGATGAAATCGATGGCGGCGGCGGTCGAGATTTCATTGACGGTGGCATCGGTAATGACGAATTGATTGGCGGAGATGGTGCTGACGTTATTTCAGGTGGGGATGGTGCTGATACGATTTCTGGCCGACGGGGATCAGATACAATTGATGCTGGAGCTGGAAACGATGTTGTCTCTGGTAGGGGGCTGTCCGACGTAATCTCTGGTGGTAAAGGGATGATGAATTGCGAGGGAATGGTGGCAACGACACCCTAA
- a CDS encoding cryptochrome/photolyase family protein: protein MTEVAVIYPHQLFKQLPAPFKRMRLYLVEEPLILTYNPIHRGKLMFHKLTMDAYQGMLEQEGYLITRLTISKHPRSSDIFDALKDFGVEKVHIIDTVDNYLEREIRNCGIDRVWYETPLFLLSKDDAKNRFVDSRKLMAAFYRNMRRDKDILIEGTGKPVGGQWSFDKENRKKVPKGVSFPQDLTVYENAETHAAASWSENIAPNTYGRAMCWAPYTHYEAARYLEEFLIVRFRDFGPFEDAMANHHIRLWHSGLSSLLNNGLLTPSQVLETAITHADRHQIPLNSLEGFVRQILGWREFIRASYEVDGSHMRTSNFWKNHNRLPKSFWTAGTGIAPVDHVIKTALDFGYSHHIERLMIMGNFMLLSRISPHDVYRWFMGMYLDAYDWVMVPNVYGMSQFADGGTFATKPYISGSNYIRKMSDFPGGEWENVWTALYWRFVHDHQEVFQKNHRLSMMPKTLARMDGAKRDAHFTISAEFLRKLSADPA, encoded by the coding sequence TTGACCGAAGTTGCGGTGATCTATCCCCACCAACTATTCAAGCAGCTTCCGGCACCATTTAAACGAATGCGTTTGTATTTGGTGGAAGAACCTCTCATCCTTACCTACAACCCGATCCACCGCGGTAAGCTGATGTTTCACAAGCTTACGATGGATGCATACCAAGGTATGCTCGAGCAAGAAGGGTATTTGATTACTCGATTGACGATTAGTAAGCACCCGCGATCATCTGATATCTTTGACGCGCTAAAGGATTTCGGTGTCGAGAAAGTGCATATTATCGACACTGTAGACAACTACCTGGAAAGAGAAATTCGAAATTGTGGGATCGATCGAGTATGGTACGAAACTCCATTGTTCTTGCTCTCTAAAGATGATGCAAAGAACCGTTTTGTCGACAGTAGAAAGCTTATGGCAGCCTTCTATAGGAATATGCGGAGAGACAAAGATATCCTTATTGAGGGTACAGGAAAACCGGTTGGAGGTCAGTGGAGTTTTGATAAGGAAAACCGGAAAAAAGTCCCAAAGGGAGTTTCATTTCCGCAAGACTTGACTGTCTACGAGAATGCAGAAACGCATGCCGCCGCTTCTTGGTCTGAAAACATTGCGCCAAATACTTATGGAAGAGCTATGTGCTGGGCACCGTACACGCATTATGAGGCAGCACGGTATCTCGAGGAATTCCTAATTGTTCGATTTCGTGATTTTGGCCCATTTGAAGATGCAATGGCAAATCACCATATCCGCCTTTGGCATTCCGGGTTATCATCTCTTCTAAACAATGGACTGCTAACCCCGTCACAAGTGCTGGAAACGGCAATTACACACGCTGACAGACACCAAATACCGCTCAACTCTCTCGAAGGTTTTGTAAGGCAGATCTTGGGTTGGCGTGAATTTATTCGCGCGAGTTATGAGGTTGATGGTTCTCACATGCGCACCAGTAACTTTTGGAAGAATCATAACCGATTGCCTAAATCTTTCTGGACCGCAGGAACGGGTATAGCCCCTGTTGACCATGTCATAAAAACAGCGCTTGACTTTGGATACTCCCATCACATTGAGCGCCTCATGATAATGGGCAACTTTATGTTATTGTCTCGTATCTCCCCACATGACGTTTATAGATGGTTTATGGGCATGTATTTAGACGCATATGATTGGGTGATGGTGCCAAACGTATACGGAATGAGCCAGTTTGCTGACGGAGGGACTTTTGCAACAAAACCCTATATCAGTGGCTCAAACTACATCAGGAAAATGTCTGACTTTCCTGGTGGTGAGTGGGAAAACGTCTGGACAGCGCTGTATTGGCGTTTCGTTCATGACCACCAAGAAGTCTTTCAAAAAAATCACCGACTTTCAATGATGCCTAAGACATTGGCTCGAATGGACGGAGCGAAACGTGATGCTCATTTTACTATCTCAGCGGAGTTTTTGAGAAAGCTGTCAGCGGACCCGGCCTGA